One stretch of Arachis duranensis cultivar V14167 chromosome 1, aradu.V14167.gnm2.J7QH, whole genome shotgun sequence DNA includes these proteins:
- the LOC107468644 gene encoding glycerophosphodiester phosphodiesterase GDPD6 isoform X3, with protein MANPTSFSLAVFLLFVIGCTARPIYPLPSQDDYRIRQPLQTFRPYNIAHRGANGVIPEETRPAYLKAIEDGADFIETDILSSKDGVLICFHDVTLDNTTDIAKYKKFENRKRTYEVEGVNRTGFFTVDFTIEELKLLRVNQRYSFRDKQYNGKFGIITFEEFISIALDADRVVGIYPEIKNPVFINQHVKWPNGKRFEDIFVKTLQKYGYKGSYLSKDWLKQPVFIQSFAPTSLVYISNQTDLPKVFLIDDVTVSTQDTNQSYWEITSDKYLNYIKNYVVGIGPWKDTIVPVAKNYLEEPSDLVARAHAHNLQVHPYTYRNENQFLHFNFSQDPYKEYDYWINKIGVDGLFTDFTGSLHNFQEWTSSDTKTESNILHKIALLVSPYNN; from the exons ATGGCTAACCCAACCA GCTTTTCTCTTGCGGTATTTCTATTGTTTGTTATTGGATGCACTGCAAGGCCTATTTATCCACTTCCTAGTCAAGATGATTACAGAATTCGGCAGCCTCTACAAACTTTCCGGCCATACAACATTGCGCACCGAGGCGCAAATGGAGTGATTCCTGAAGAAACTCGTCCTGCATACTTG AAAGCTATTGAAGATGGTGCAGACTTCATTGAAACTGATATCTTATCTTCCAAAGATGGTGTTCTTATATGTTTCCACGATGTTACCCTTGATAATACCACTGACATTGCGAAGTACAAAAAGTTTGAAAATCGTAAAAGGACATACGAAGTCGAAGGGGTCAACCGCACTGGATTTTTTACTG TTGATTTCACAATTGAGGAATTAAAGTTATTAAGGGTGAATCAGAGGTATAGCTTCAGGGATAAACAGTATAATG gAAAATTTGGAATCATCACTTTCGAAGAGTTCATTTCCATTGCATTGGATGCAGATAGAGTTGTTGGAATATATCCAGAGATAAAGAATCCAGTTTTTATCAATCAGCAT GTGAAATGGCCAAATGGCAAAAGATTTGAAGACATATTTGTCAAGACACTTCAGAAATATGGATACAAGGGTTCATACTTGTCAAAAGACTGGCTAAAACAACCTGTATTTATTCAGTCATTTGCTCCAACATCACTTGtgtatatatcaaatcaaacgGATTTGCCCAAGGTTTTCTTAATTGATGATGTTACTGTTTCGACGCAAGACACTAATCAG TCATATTGGGAAATCACATCCGATAAATACCTAAACTACATAAAGAATTACGTTGTTGGAATTGGACCTTGGAAGGACACAATAGTACCTGTGGCAAAGAATTATTTGGAAGAGCCTAGTGATCTTGTTGCCAGGGCACATGCTCATAACCTTCAG GTGCATCCATATACTTACCGAAATGAGAACCAGTTTTTGCACTTCAACTTTAGTCAAGATCCTTATAAAGAGTATGATTATTGGATCAACAAAATAGGAGTTGATGGCCTCTTCACAGATTTCACAGGAAGTCTTCACAATTTTCAGGAATGGACCTCCAGTGATACAAAGACTGAATCCAATATATTGCATAAAATTGCTCTTTTGGTCTCTCCTTATAATAACTAA
- the LOC107468644 gene encoding glycerophosphodiester phosphodiesterase GDPD6 isoform X2: MANPTSKQNPTTNSCFSLAVFLLFVIGCTARPIYPLPSQDDYRIRQPLQTFRPYNIAHRGANGVIPEETRPAYLKAIEDGADFIETDILSSKDGVLICFHDVTLDNTTDIAKYKKFENRKRTYEVEGVNRTGFFTVDFTIEELKLLRVNQRYSFRDKQYNGKFGIITFEEFISIALDADRVVGIYPEIKNPVFINQHVKWPNGKRFEDIFVKTLQKYGYKGSYLSKDWLKQPVFIQSFAPTSLVYISNQTDLPKVFLIDDVTVSTQDTNQSYWEITSDKYLNYIKNYVVGIGPWKDTIVPVAKNYLEEPSDLVARAHAHNLQVHPYTYRNENQFLHFNFSQDPYKEYDYWINKIGVDGLFTDFTGSLHNFQEWTSSDTKTESNILHKIALLVSPYNN, encoded by the exons ATGGCTAACCCAACCAGTAAGCAAAACCCAACAACGAACAGCT GCTTTTCTCTTGCGGTATTTCTATTGTTTGTTATTGGATGCACTGCAAGGCCTATTTATCCACTTCCTAGTCAAGATGATTACAGAATTCGGCAGCCTCTACAAACTTTCCGGCCATACAACATTGCGCACCGAGGCGCAAATGGAGTGATTCCTGAAGAAACTCGTCCTGCATACTTG AAAGCTATTGAAGATGGTGCAGACTTCATTGAAACTGATATCTTATCTTCCAAAGATGGTGTTCTTATATGTTTCCACGATGTTACCCTTGATAATACCACTGACATTGCGAAGTACAAAAAGTTTGAAAATCGTAAAAGGACATACGAAGTCGAAGGGGTCAACCGCACTGGATTTTTTACTG TTGATTTCACAATTGAGGAATTAAAGTTATTAAGGGTGAATCAGAGGTATAGCTTCAGGGATAAACAGTATAATG gAAAATTTGGAATCATCACTTTCGAAGAGTTCATTTCCATTGCATTGGATGCAGATAGAGTTGTTGGAATATATCCAGAGATAAAGAATCCAGTTTTTATCAATCAGCAT GTGAAATGGCCAAATGGCAAAAGATTTGAAGACATATTTGTCAAGACACTTCAGAAATATGGATACAAGGGTTCATACTTGTCAAAAGACTGGCTAAAACAACCTGTATTTATTCAGTCATTTGCTCCAACATCACTTGtgtatatatcaaatcaaacgGATTTGCCCAAGGTTTTCTTAATTGATGATGTTACTGTTTCGACGCAAGACACTAATCAG TCATATTGGGAAATCACATCCGATAAATACCTAAACTACATAAAGAATTACGTTGTTGGAATTGGACCTTGGAAGGACACAATAGTACCTGTGGCAAAGAATTATTTGGAAGAGCCTAGTGATCTTGTTGCCAGGGCACATGCTCATAACCTTCAG GTGCATCCATATACTTACCGAAATGAGAACCAGTTTTTGCACTTCAACTTTAGTCAAGATCCTTATAAAGAGTATGATTATTGGATCAACAAAATAGGAGTTGATGGCCTCTTCACAGATTTCACAGGAAGTCTTCACAATTTTCAGGAATGGACCTCCAGTGATACAAAGACTGAATCCAATATATTGCATAAAATTGCTCTTTTGGTCTCTCCTTATAATAACTAA
- the LOC107468644 gene encoding glycerophosphodiester phosphodiesterase GDPD6 isoform X1, whose product MIPLRRALFLLRQKAFTPQSLLGFSLAVFLLFVIGCTARPIYPLPSQDDYRIRQPLQTFRPYNIAHRGANGVIPEETRPAYLKAIEDGADFIETDILSSKDGVLICFHDVTLDNTTDIAKYKKFENRKRTYEVEGVNRTGFFTVDFTIEELKLLRVNQRYSFRDKQYNGKFGIITFEEFISIALDADRVVGIYPEIKNPVFINQHVKWPNGKRFEDIFVKTLQKYGYKGSYLSKDWLKQPVFIQSFAPTSLVYISNQTDLPKVFLIDDVTVSTQDTNQSYWEITSDKYLNYIKNYVVGIGPWKDTIVPVAKNYLEEPSDLVARAHAHNLQVHPYTYRNENQFLHFNFSQDPYKEYDYWINKIGVDGLFTDFTGSLHNFQEWTSSDTKTESNILHKIALLVSPYNN is encoded by the exons ATGATTCCTCTTCGTAGAGCTCTTTTCCTATTGCGGCAGAAGGCCTTTACTCCGCAAAGTTTATTgg GCTTTTCTCTTGCGGTATTTCTATTGTTTGTTATTGGATGCACTGCAAGGCCTATTTATCCACTTCCTAGTCAAGATGATTACAGAATTCGGCAGCCTCTACAAACTTTCCGGCCATACAACATTGCGCACCGAGGCGCAAATGGAGTGATTCCTGAAGAAACTCGTCCTGCATACTTG AAAGCTATTGAAGATGGTGCAGACTTCATTGAAACTGATATCTTATCTTCCAAAGATGGTGTTCTTATATGTTTCCACGATGTTACCCTTGATAATACCACTGACATTGCGAAGTACAAAAAGTTTGAAAATCGTAAAAGGACATACGAAGTCGAAGGGGTCAACCGCACTGGATTTTTTACTG TTGATTTCACAATTGAGGAATTAAAGTTATTAAGGGTGAATCAGAGGTATAGCTTCAGGGATAAACAGTATAATG gAAAATTTGGAATCATCACTTTCGAAGAGTTCATTTCCATTGCATTGGATGCAGATAGAGTTGTTGGAATATATCCAGAGATAAAGAATCCAGTTTTTATCAATCAGCAT GTGAAATGGCCAAATGGCAAAAGATTTGAAGACATATTTGTCAAGACACTTCAGAAATATGGATACAAGGGTTCATACTTGTCAAAAGACTGGCTAAAACAACCTGTATTTATTCAGTCATTTGCTCCAACATCACTTGtgtatatatcaaatcaaacgGATTTGCCCAAGGTTTTCTTAATTGATGATGTTACTGTTTCGACGCAAGACACTAATCAG TCATATTGGGAAATCACATCCGATAAATACCTAAACTACATAAAGAATTACGTTGTTGGAATTGGACCTTGGAAGGACACAATAGTACCTGTGGCAAAGAATTATTTGGAAGAGCCTAGTGATCTTGTTGCCAGGGCACATGCTCATAACCTTCAG GTGCATCCATATACTTACCGAAATGAGAACCAGTTTTTGCACTTCAACTTTAGTCAAGATCCTTATAAAGAGTATGATTATTGGATCAACAAAATAGGAGTTGATGGCCTCTTCACAGATTTCACAGGAAGTCTTCACAATTTTCAGGAATGGACCTCCAGTGATACAAAGACTGAATCCAATATATTGCATAAAATTGCTCTTTTGGTCTCTCCTTATAATAACTAA
- the LOC107468630 gene encoding replication protein A 70 kDa DNA-binding subunit B → MAKSVSPDAISTLLANPTPDSSSDLPEIVVQVLDLKQSGNRYMFSASDGKLKLRAILPSSQYSDVLSGKIQNLGLIRILDYTLNDIPNKSEKYLIVTKCEPVSPALESEIRSEVKNEGGGIVLKPKQDSAVKIEGGIVLKPKQEVVSKSAAQIVHEQQRNVAPAARMAMTRRVRPLVSLNPYQGNWTIKVSVTSKGNMRTYKNARGEGCVFNVELTDEDGTQIQATMFNDAARKFYDKFVLGKVYYISKGTLKVANKQFKTVQNDYEMTLNENSEVEEAANEASFVPETKFSFVPIDQLGPYVNKSELVDVVGVVQNVSPTMSIRRKSNNESIPKRDITIADETKKTVVVSLWNDLATNIGQELLDMADKSPVVAIKSLRVGDFQGVSLSAISKSVIKIDPEIPEAKKLRCWYDSEGKDATMASVGSGSSPSSMNGSRSVYSDRVSLSYITSNLSLGEDKPAFFSLRGYISFIKPDQAMWYRACKTCNKKVTESIGAGYWCEGCQKNDEQCSLRYIMVVKVADESGEAYVSVFNEEAEKIVGCSADELDILKSQEGEDNPFQLKLKQATWVPHLFRVSVSQNEYNNEKRQRITARTVVPVDFAAESRLLLEDISKMRASQ, encoded by the exons ATGGCGAAATCCGTGAGCCCCGACGCCATTTCCACTCTGCTTGCAAATCCAACACCGGATTCCTCCTCTGATCTTCCCGAAATCGTTGTGCAAGTCCTCGATCTCAAGCAAAGTGGCAACAGATACAT GTTTAGTGCTAGTGATGGAAAATTGAAGCTGAGGGCGATTTTGCCCTCGAGTCAGTACTCTGATGTGCTCTCTGGCAAGATTCAGAACCTCGGCCTTATTCGAATCCTTGATTACACTCTCAATGATATCCCCAACAAATCTGAAAA GTATCTTATTGTTACCAAATGCGAACCTGTGTCTCCTGCTCTTGAATCAGAGATAAGGAGCGAGGTGAAAAATGAAGGTGGTGGCATAGTTCTGAAGCCAAAGCAAGACAGTGCGGTCAAGATTGAAGGTGGGATTGTGTTGAAGCCGAAGCAGGAAGTGGTGTCAAAATCTGCTGCTCAGATTGTGCATGAACAGCAAAGAAA tGTTGCACCTGCTGCGAGAATGGCCATGACACGTAGGGTGCGTCCTCTTGTTTCATTGAACCCTTATCAGGGTAATTGGACTATTAAGGTTAGTGTTACGAGCAAAGGGAACATGCGCACCTATAAGAATGCTCGAGGAGAAGGTTGTGTCTTTAATGTGGAGTTGACAGATGAAGAT GGCACACAGATTCAAGCAACCATGTTTAATGATGCTGCAAGGAAGTTCTATGACAAGTTTGTTTTGGGAAAGGTTTACTACATATCAAAGGGTACTTTGAAAGTTGCTAACAAGCAGTTCAAAACTGTACAAAATGACTATGAAATGACACTGAATGAGAATTCTGAGGTAGAGGAAGCTGCCAATGAAGCAAGTTTTGTTCCCGAAACAAAATTCAGCTTTGTACCAATTGATCAGTTGGGTCCTTACGTCAACAAATCTGAACTTGTTG atgttgttggagttgttcagAATGTATCTCCAACTATGAGCATAAGAAGGAAGAGCAACAATGAAAGTATTCCAAAGCGTGACATTACTATTGCTGATGAAAC GAAGAAGACAGTAGTGGTGTCTCTGTGGAATGATCTTGCAACTAACATAGGTCAAGAGTTGCTAGACATGGCTGATAAATCTCCAGTAGTTGCAATTAAGTCTCTTCGGGTTGGGGATTTCCAAG GTGTTTCTTTGTCAGCTATAAGCAAAAGTGTAATTAAGATTGATCCGGAGATACCTGAAGCAAAGAAACTTAGATGCTG GTATGACTCTGAAGGCAAAGATGCTACAATGGCTTCTGTTGGCTCTGGCTCGAGTCCTTCATCCATGAATGGAAGTAGATCTGTGTACTCTGATCGTGTTTCACTTTCTTACATAACTTCGAACCTGTCATTGGGAGAAGACAAG CCTGCATTTTTCAGCCTTAGAGGATACATAAGCTTCATAAAGCCAGACCAAGCAATGTGGTACCGTGCTTGCAAAACTTGCAACAAGAAAGTCACTGAGAGCATTGGTGCTGGGTATTGGTGTGAAGGTTGCCAGAAAAATGATGAACAATGCAGTTTAAG ATACATTATGGTTGTAAAAGTTGCTGATGAAAGTGGGGAGGCTTATGTCTCAGTCTTCAATGAAGAAGCTGAGAAGATTGTTGGGTGCTCTGCTGATGAACTAGACATCTTAAAATCTCAG GAGGGAGAAGATAACCCTTTTCAACTGAAACTGAAACAAGCTACTTGGGTTCCTCATCTGTTCCGGGTTAGCGTTTCTCAAAACGAGTATAACAATGAGAAGAGGCAAAGGATCACAGCCAGGACCGTTGTCCCTGTTGACTTTGCTGCTGAGTCAAGACTTCTCTTGGAAGATATATCTAAGATGAGAGCTTCACAATAA
- the LOC107471805 gene encoding F-box/kelch-repeat protein At3g06240, which yields MASLNKKVSPSNVNLPNDLVLNILSRLPVKSLKRFSCVQKSWANLLEDPHFVDIYYENLTSKTRDSCLLLNQHVPNTVESYLFLLFGERYENRVKFDWPSPFHEDNESVIVVGSCVNGTICLQQVSMIDTTTSIKVLLWTPKTKEFKVVPPSLTAEPELQFQITITGFGYDHVTDDYKLIQNVLVHALNNDYAEVNPPLPGQFWQIYSVKSNCWRNLDLEMTCDVFPQPVGLAVYLNGVCHWLACEDHNQEPYDTDVLLVSFDMSSEMFVTTPISRYNHHDFCDRYLVVLKESVAVISMFENNNCFDVSILGEAGVEESWVKLFTVGLPTCVDHPIGAGKNGDIFFRKYDGELVWYDFSSKTIKEIAIKGEFCYSQTVML from the coding sequence ATGGCTTCATTGAATAAGAAGGTTAGTCCTAGTAATGTTAATTTACCTAATGATCTTGTACTAAACATTCTGTCAAGATTGCCTGTGAAATCTTTGAAGCGATTTAGTTGCGTGCAAAAATCTTGGGCAAATTTACTTGAGGATCCTCATTTCGTCGACatttattatgagaatttaACTTCTAAAACCCGTGATTCATGTCTCCTCCTGAATCAACATGTACCAAATACTGTTGAAAGTtatttgtttttactttttggAGAGAGGTATGAGAACAGAGTCAAATTTGATTGGCCATCTCCATTTCATGAGGATAACGAAAGCGTTATAGTTGTTGGCTCTTGTGTTAATGGTACAATTTGTCTCCAGCAAGTCTCTATGATAGACACAACGACCAGCATCAAAGTATTGTTATGGACCCCGAAAACTAAGGAATTTAAGGTTGTTCCTCCTTCTCTTACTGCTGAGCCTGAACTACAGTTTCAGATAACAATCACTGGTTTTGGTTATGATCATGTGACAGATGACTATAAGCTAATTCAAAATGTGCTTGTTCATGCATTAAATAATGATTATGCAGAAGTAAATCCACCTCTTCCTGGTCAATTTTGGCAAATTTATAGTGTAAAAAGTAATTGTTGGAGGAACCTTGATCTTGAAATGACATGTGATGTGTTTCCACAACCAGTCGGTCTAGCTGTGTACTTGAATGGAGTATGCCATTGGTTGGCCTGTGAAGATCATAATCAAGAGCCATATGACACAGATGTGTTACTTGTGTCATTTGACATGAGCAGTGAGATGTTTGTTACTACACCGATCAGTCGATATAACCATCATGATTTTTGTGATAGATATTTGGTGGTGCTCAAAGAATCTGTTGCTGTAATTTCAatgtttgaaaataataattgcTTCGACGTATCAATTTTGGGTGAAGCTGGTGTTGAGGAATCATGGGTCAAACTTTTCACCGTTGGCCTGCCAACCTGTGTTGATCATCCTATTGGTGCTGGGAAGAATGGTGACATATTCTTCAGAAAATATGATGGTGAGTTGGTTTGGTATGATTTTAGTAGCAAGACGATTAAGGAAATTGCTATCAAGGGAGAGTTTTGTTACAGTCAAACTGTAATGTTGTGA